The Candidatus Zixiibacteriota bacterium genome segment TTAGTCAATCGGCTATTCCGCCTCTTCAACAACCCCGGCTTGATTGTGCGCACTGTATTAGCCGTGCTCGGGGTCGGTTTAGTAATTGCACTTCTGACCAACTTCGACAACTTAATGCCATTACTGCTTGCCATTGCCTTCCTAGTGTTCGCGATCAGGCTCACGCGGCGGTTTTTGCCGGATTGGCTTGTCGGAGGGATTTCGAGGGTGCTTCGCTCGGCTGGGCGCGGCAAATCAGCAACCAAGACATCACACAGGCGTCGGGGACGCACTACCGGCGCATAATGAAAGGGTATTTTGAATGTGTAGTCGCCTTAACTCTCACGGAGTCAACGACCTTTCGGATGGTCATCGGGAAGCATGTTTGGACCGGCACCCGGTGCACTGGCTGCGCCATACCGGTGCACCTATCTGGTCAGTGAGCACTATTCCTGACCAGCTTGTTTGCATTGAAGTTGCGGTTGGTGTTTATACTCCGCAAATGCCCAGAGGACCATTTGATATCATCTATGCCGATCCACCCTGGCGGTACCAATGGTCAGGAATGAATCACAAGATCGAAAAGCACTATCCGACTATGGATTTGCAGGACATCAAGAACCTTCAGATTCCTTCAGCTGCTGATTCGGTTCTATATCTGTGGACGCCTCCGGCAATACTTGGCAATGCGCTGGAAGTCATGGAGGCCTGGGGTTTTCGGTATCGCAGCCATGCCGTGTGGGACAAGGAAATCATGGGGCTTGGTGTCTGGTGGCGGAATCAGCACGAATTGCTCTTGGTCGGCCGCAAGGGCACGTTTCCGGTGCCGCCGCCGTCGCAACGCCTCCGCTCGGTGTTTCGTGAGAAACGAACCATCCACAGCAAGAAGCCGCATTCGGTCTACGAGATGATCGAGCACATGTACCCCGGTATGCGGTATCTGGAGTTATTCGCCCGGAACCGCCGTCGTGGCTGGAAAAGCTGGGGCAACGAGGTATAAGGCGATCGCCGATTAGGTGCCAGGATGGACCGTCTCTACACTCCAGAGGAAATGTCGGAATTACTCGGCGTAAAGCTGTCCACGATCTACCAGTGGACCCACATCGGGTACATTCCGCATTTCAAGCTGGGGCGGTTTGTCCGGTTCCGCGAGAGAGATGTCGACAGGTGGTTGGAGTCAAGGCTCAGAAATGGCCGATCTGAAAGAAAAATTGACATTGCACTCTAATAAAAATATCTTGCTACTATGTCTCCAGGTGTGAATCGGTTCTTGAAGCGCCTCTTAGCGTTCGCGTTCGTTGCCCTCATCATCTCCGGTGCGTGGTATAGCTTTCTTCAAATCGTCAACGACCCGCCGATAGACACGACCCCCGCCCTTATCATGGTCTGGGTCTCAGCCATAATGCTTTTGTTAGCCCTATTTCCTGGTGTTCTTGACAGGATTAAGAAAGTCAAGATCAAGGACTTCGAACTCGAACTACAGGATTCGGTCGAAAAGGCAGCTAGTCAGGGGGGCCTAACCGTGCCAGATATAGACGAGCACATTTTCTCGCAGAAAGGCGATTTCAGGGAATTAGCCAACATCCTGTCAATGGCATTCAGGTTCCCTCATAAGCCCATACTCCTCGTTGCTAATTTGAGAGATGACAACTATGTGACAATTCCCATGCTCACTGTTTACTTGACCTATCTCGAGTGGATCGGGTCTTCGCTGACTGTCCTATTCGTCACTTCGCGCGATCCGGTGAGAAACCTCGGCGACATCACTAAAGAAATGATCCTTGGAGCAATCGGAGGCAAGAAGGTTCTAAGGGAGTTCATTCGCCGCTTTCCCCGACTCACGCGCTTTCACGGGTTTCCGCCATTCATGGAATTTGAACCTTTAGAAGAAGCGCTTCGTACCGGTAGTTTCAGAGCAGCGGACTTTGAACGCTACTTCCGTCACATTAATGGAGAGTGGCTCGAATCGAATGAAGGTCGCAGCAACTATCTCACAAAGAGAGATGTCAGAAATTGGTTTGTCGGTGAACTGAGCTCCGACACTATCGAGCTTTCGATATCCGCTGCCGACGTTCGAACGATTCGCAAGGCAATAGCAAATGAAAGTGAGTTTGTACTTATCCTGAAGGATGAGAGACTCAATTCTGTGGTGTCGCTATGCTTCTTAACGAAAGACGTGTCAGAGAAACTACTGAGACAATTCCCGACTAAGTAATCGTGTGACGATAAAATAATTTGTGCCAGATTTGTGCCAACTTGAATGAAAGACAGCCTGATTTTCCAGAACCAAACAAAACCAAATAAAATCTGGAATTCGCTGTGATTCAGCGAGTTATCGCATAAGTCGGTGACCGTCAAAAAGTTGCAAACTAGACCTCTTTCGATCCCCCC includes the following:
- a CDS encoding MT-A70 family methyltransferase translates to MPRGPFDIIYADPPWRYQWSGMNHKIEKHYPTMDLQDIKNLQIPSAADSVLYLWTPPAILGNALEVMEAWGFRYRSHAVWDKEIMGLGVWWRNQHELLLVGRKGTFPVPPPSQRLRSVFREKRTIHSKKPHSVYEMIEHMYPGMRYLELFARNRRRGWKSWGNEV